The Verrucomicrobium spinosum DSM 4136 = JCM 18804 genome includes a region encoding these proteins:
- a CDS encoding alpha/beta hydrolase yields the protein MLRLGHLSACLSLVVLGLGSPLIHAQAPAVSAPTQANVAYGPHPKQVLDFWKTPKAGQGPVPLLFFVHGGGWMNGDKANPDFLAKCLESGISVVSINYRLIPDAIAEKVAPPVNACLDDSARALQFVRTKAVEWGVDKKRIAGCGGSAGGFNVLWLALHDDRAEPGSTDPVARESTRLTCVMAFVPQTSLDPKQMREWIANNDYGHHAFTLPSYQDFLDKRESLMPYIKEFSPYELASKGDPPLYLFYDSVPALGQPHKDPPHSANFGAGLVEKLKTVGVPYEFNYTGAKDVKHPDIFGFLVEQLKP from the coding sequence ATGTTGCGCCTCGGCCACCTATCCGCCTGCCTCTCACTGGTCGTCTTGGGCTTGGGCAGCCCGCTGATCCATGCTCAGGCACCAGCGGTGTCAGCACCCACCCAGGCAAATGTGGCCTACGGACCGCACCCCAAGCAGGTGTTGGACTTCTGGAAGACTCCCAAGGCTGGCCAGGGACCGGTGCCGCTGTTATTTTTTGTGCACGGCGGGGGCTGGATGAATGGCGACAAGGCCAACCCGGACTTTCTGGCAAAGTGCCTGGAGTCGGGCATCTCGGTGGTGTCGATCAACTATCGTCTCATCCCGGATGCCATTGCTGAGAAGGTGGCTCCGCCCGTCAATGCGTGCCTGGATGACTCTGCCCGGGCATTGCAGTTCGTCCGCACGAAGGCGGTGGAGTGGGGGGTGGACAAGAAGCGTATTGCAGGGTGTGGTGGATCTGCCGGAGGCTTCAACGTGTTGTGGCTGGCGCTCCATGATGACCGGGCGGAACCGGGAAGTACGGATCCGGTGGCACGCGAATCCACCCGGCTCACGTGCGTGATGGCATTCGTGCCTCAGACCTCGCTGGATCCCAAGCAGATGCGGGAATGGATCGCCAACAATGACTATGGTCACCACGCCTTCACGCTGCCCAGCTACCAGGACTTTCTGGACAAGCGCGAGTCGCTGATGCCGTACATCAAGGAATTCTCACCGTACGAACTGGCGTCGAAAGGCGACCCGCCACTGTACCTGTTCTATGATTCTGTCCCGGCGCTTGGTCAACCGCACAAGGATCCGCCGCATTCCGCCAACTTTGGAGCCGGACTGGTGGAGAAGCTAAAAACGGTGGGAGTGCCGTACGAGTTCAACTACACGGGTGCCAAAGATGTGAAGCATCCGGACATCTTCGGCTTTCTGGTGGAGCAGTTGAAGCCTTGA